From Brienomyrus brachyistius isolate T26 chromosome 18, BBRACH_0.4, whole genome shotgun sequence, one genomic window encodes:
- the LOC125712703 gene encoding uncharacterized protein C22orf31-like isoform X1, translating to MMEESQVTVIQEADQRQQKARDERRALNAADLPDLQPLPPKDPTDQALEALWEARRTEPLRIHGRSVEEYRAMYRRLVEPRLLYPSGRPRPHSLDLGRRIKQRLWVAVSCPKFTEQVGDKNIIDIAETSGNPGLKGYAPLIEVDVWDEPPAKEPPKKRARH from the exons ATGATGGAGGAG TCTCAGGTTACAGTGATTCAAGAGGCAGATCAGAGGCAGCAGAAGGCCCGGGACGAGCGTCGAGCCCTGAATGCAGCGGATCTCCCGGATCTCCAACCCTTACCCCCAAAGGATCCCACAGACCAAGCCTTGGAGGCTCTTTGGGAGGCCAGGAGGACAGAGCCGCTGAGGATCCACGGGCGCAGCGTGGAGGAGTACAGGGCGATGTACCGGCGGCTCGTGGAACCAAGGCTGCTCTACCCTTCTGGCCGACCTCGCCCCCACTCCCTCGATCTGGGGCGCAGGATAAAGCAGCGCCTGTGGGTTGCCGTCTCCTGCCCGAAATTCACCGAACAGGTGGGAGACAAAAATATAATTGACATTGCGGAGACCTCTGGCAACCCGGGGCTGAAGGGTTATGCCCCCCTGATCGAGGTCGATGTGTGGGACGAGCCCCCGGCCAAAGAGCCTCCAAAGAAGAGAGCGAGACATTAG
- the LOC125712703 gene encoding uncharacterized protein C22orf31-like isoform X2: MMEEVTVIQEADQRQQKARDERRALNAADLPDLQPLPPKDPTDQALEALWEARRTEPLRIHGRSVEEYRAMYRRLVEPRLLYPSGRPRPHSLDLGRRIKQRLWVAVSCPKFTEQVGDKNIIDIAETSGNPGLKGYAPLIEVDVWDEPPAKEPPKKRARH; encoded by the exons ATGATGGAGGAG GTTACAGTGATTCAAGAGGCAGATCAGAGGCAGCAGAAGGCCCGGGACGAGCGTCGAGCCCTGAATGCAGCGGATCTCCCGGATCTCCAACCCTTACCCCCAAAGGATCCCACAGACCAAGCCTTGGAGGCTCTTTGGGAGGCCAGGAGGACAGAGCCGCTGAGGATCCACGGGCGCAGCGTGGAGGAGTACAGGGCGATGTACCGGCGGCTCGTGGAACCAAGGCTGCTCTACCCTTCTGGCCGACCTCGCCCCCACTCCCTCGATCTGGGGCGCAGGATAAAGCAGCGCCTGTGGGTTGCCGTCTCCTGCCCGAAATTCACCGAACAGGTGGGAGACAAAAATATAATTGACATTGCGGAGACCTCTGGCAACCCGGGGCTGAAGGGTTATGCCCCCCTGATCGAGGTCGATGTGTGGGACGAGCCCCCGGCCAAAGAGCCTCCAAAGAAGAGAGCGAGACATTAG